A region from the Lolium perenne isolate Kyuss_39 chromosome 4, Kyuss_2.0, whole genome shotgun sequence genome encodes:
- the LOC127323229 gene encoding inositol monophosphatase 3, whose translation MAEEQFLAAALDAAKSAGEIIRKGFYLTKNVEHKGQVDLVTETDKACEDLIFNHLRKLYPDHKFIGEETSAALGSTADLTDEPTWIVDPLDGTTNFVHGFPFVCVSIGLTIGKIPTVGVVYNPIMNELFTAVRGKGAFLNGSPIKTSPQDELMKALMVTEVGTKRDKSTLDNTTNRINKLLFKVRSIRMCGSLALNMCGVACGRLDLCYEIGFGGPWDVAAGALILQEAGGFVFDPSGGEFDLMAQRMAGSNGYLKDEFIKALGDAS comes from the exons ATGGCGGAGGAGCAGTTCCTGGCCGCGGCACTGGACGCCGCCAAGAGCGCCGGCGAG ATCATCCGCAAGGGCTTTTACCTCACCAAGAATGTGGAGCACAAGGGCCAG GTCGATTTGGTCACCGAGACTGACAAGGCCTGCGAGGACCTCATCTTCAACCATCTACGGAAGCTCTACCCGGACCACAAGTTCATCGGCGAGGAGACGTCCGCGGCGCTTGGATCCACCGCCGATCTAACCGACGAACCAACCTGGATCGTCGACCCCCTCGACGGCACCACCAATTTCGTCCATGG ATTCCCTTTTGTGTGCGTCTCCATTGGCCTCACCATTGGGAAAATTCCCACCGTTGGGGTCGTGTACAATCCCATCATGAATGAG CTTTTCACAGCTGTTCGTGGGAAAGGTGCTTTCCTCAACGGTTCTCCAATCAAAA CATCACCTCAAGATGAGTTGATGAAGGCCCTTATGGTAACAGAG GTAGGAACCAAAAGAGACAAGTCCACTTTGGATAACACAACCAACAGAATCAACAAGTTACTATTCAAG GTTAGATCTATACGGATGTGTGGCTCTTTGGCCTTAAACATGTGTGGAGTTGCCTGTGGTAGGCTAGATTTGTGTTATGAGATCGGATTTGGAGGCCCCTG GGATGTGGCCGCTGGAGCGTTGATTCTACAGGAAGCTGGGGGTTTCGTTTTTGACCC GAGTGGTGGTGAGTTTGATTTGATGGCGCAAAGAATGGCAGGATCAAATGGGTACCTCAAGGATGAGTTCATCAAAGCATTGGGAGATGCAAGCTGA